One Marinibacterium anthonyi genomic region harbors:
- the eamA gene encoding putative amino-acid metabolite efflux pump, translating into MRMTLQDWALLLLLSLLWGGSFFFAAVAVRELPPLTVVALRTGIAALTLTLILRLRSEAWPFSKGAVVAFLVMGFLNNMLPFSLLFWAQTRIPSGLASIINATTPIFSIIIAHFLLSDERMAANKAIGILFGFLGVVVLLAGGVLDGAGIASVGMLACLGAALSYGFAGVYGRRFKAMSLSATQVAFGQLVATTFMMVPIVSAFDRPWALAMPSPPVIASVLALAIVSTAVAYVIFFRILASAGAVNVALVTLLVPVSAILLGTLILKEQLALRHYAGMGLICIGLLAIDGRIVDRLRRRSETGKPT; encoded by the coding sequence ATGCGCATGACATTGCAGGATTGGGCGCTGCTCCTTCTTCTATCCCTCCTGTGGGGCGGATCCTTCTTTTTCGCCGCCGTTGCCGTGCGCGAGCTACCTCCCCTGACGGTCGTGGCGCTGCGCACCGGTATTGCCGCACTGACACTGACCCTGATCCTCAGGCTGCGAAGCGAAGCCTGGCCGTTCTCGAAGGGGGCCGTCGTGGCATTCCTGGTCATGGGGTTTCTGAACAACATGCTCCCCTTCAGCCTCCTGTTCTGGGCGCAGACCAGGATCCCCAGCGGCCTGGCTTCGATCATCAACGCCACCACGCCGATCTTTTCCATCATCATTGCGCATTTCCTGCTGTCCGATGAACGCATGGCGGCCAACAAGGCCATCGGCATCCTGTTCGGCTTTCTGGGCGTGGTCGTTCTGCTGGCGGGCGGCGTTCTCGACGGGGCGGGCATCGCGTCTGTGGGGATGCTCGCGTGTTTGGGGGCGGCCCTGTCCTATGGCTTCGCCGGGGTCTATGGCCGCAGGTTCAAGGCGATGAGCCTGAGCGCGACACAGGTCGCGTTCGGGCAGCTCGTTGCGACGACCTTCATGATGGTGCCGATCGTATCCGCCTTTGACCGGCCCTGGGCCTTGGCAATGCCAAGCCCGCCCGTGATCGCATCGGTTCTGGCGCTGGCCATCGTGTCGACGGCTGTGGCCTACGTGATCTTCTTTCGGATCCTCGCGTCGGCCGGGGCGGTGAATGTGGCGCTTGTGACGCTGCTGGTCCCGGTCAGCGCCATTTTGCTGGGCACGCTCATCCTCAAGGAACAACTGGCGCTGCGGCACTATGCCGGAATGGGTCTGATTTGCATCGGGTTGCTGGCGATCGACGGCCGTATCGTTGATCGGCTGCGCAGAAGAAGCG